The following proteins are co-located in the uncultured Draconibacterium sp. genome:
- the ccsA gene encoding cytochrome c biogenesis protein CcsA: MKRFFSFLQSMFFTGILLTIFALAIAYATFIENDYGTTTAQILIYKSTWFEVLLGIMCLNIIGSVFKYKLVSRKKWTMLLFHISFIVIGIGAMVTRYNGYEGNMHIREGQDSNSIISTETYVTVKASQNNQTVQTEKQVMFSGYTGNSYHDKLSINGQTIKVKNLLFMPSATETIIPDQMGQPIISLIAVDGSMQRYDITLKAGENQILFGTTVGLETETADVVFKSKNNQLYIIGNDTISVSGMVQTENTNILPNNETEVQTQKLYSIGELNFVVQQYYPKARTELVYSQPQNGMSQPDGIKLLLTNESQGKEIIVYGRTGEIGAPTKTSINGIEVEISYGAKQIELPFSLYLSDFQLERYPGSMSPSSYASEVILKDSGVEQPFRIYMNNILKYGGYRFFQSSYDTDEKGTILSVNHDSLGTGITYFGYLIMALGMVLGLFNKNSRFKTLLNTSAKIREERKKFFAILLLGVLFSFTANAQSSTINKQHVKEFGELAIQNRSGRVEPVNTLASQILRKVAKKTSWEGMSPTEVFLDMQVNPETWKNEPIIKVSNPELRKQLGIFSGKYASFNSIVLPREMGGYKLAALVQQAYEKKSNERNKLDKEIIYVDERVNILMNVFSGDFLTIFPIPDHSNSKWVSGSNPNMLSQEMAIAANETINNYFNVLRQNDWASASKILEKIKENQVNFGASVLPSASKIKLEVFYNDINIFGKLSKILMFTGLILLFIQLTSVFNPKIQLTRIKKLAFIFIFIMFFLETAGLGIRWYISGHAPWSNGYESMIFVSWATCLGGLVFSRRSEITLSLTTVLAGLTLMVAGMSWMSPEITNLVPVLKSYWLIVHVAVITASYGFLGISALLGFLNLVLMVSRSGKNHQPINFTIKELTNIIQIALIVGLLMLTIGSFLGGVWANESWGRYWGWDPKETWALVTVLVYTFITHMHRIPGFKGSFAMSAGALLGFSSVLMTYFGVNYYLSGLHSYAQGEPAPIPTGVYIAAFIVFIVIAAAYFSEGKYKIKEPVETA, from the coding sequence ATGAAAAGATTTTTCTCGTTTCTACAATCCATGTTTTTTACCGGAATACTTTTGACAATTTTTGCGCTTGCAATTGCCTACGCAACTTTTATTGAAAACGATTACGGCACCACTACTGCTCAAATATTAATTTATAAATCTACCTGGTTTGAGGTTTTACTGGGTATTATGTGTTTAAATATTATTGGTAGTGTGTTTAAATACAAATTGGTGTCGCGAAAAAAATGGACCATGTTATTGTTTCACATCTCATTTATTGTGATAGGCATTGGCGCCATGGTAACACGCTACAACGGTTACGAAGGGAATATGCATATTCGCGAAGGACAGGATTCCAATTCCATAATTTCAACCGAAACTTATGTAACTGTAAAAGCTTCGCAAAACAACCAAACGGTACAAACTGAAAAACAAGTGATGTTTTCGGGTTACACCGGAAACTCCTACCACGACAAATTGAGTATTAACGGGCAAACAATTAAAGTAAAAAATTTATTGTTTATGCCTTCAGCAACTGAAACAATTATCCCCGATCAAATGGGCCAGCCAATTATTTCGCTTATTGCAGTTGATGGAAGCATGCAACGTTATGATATAACCTTAAAAGCAGGCGAAAACCAGATTCTTTTTGGAACAACTGTAGGATTGGAAACTGAAACGGCCGATGTTGTATTTAAAAGCAAAAACAATCAGCTGTATATAATTGGAAACGATACAATTTCGGTGTCGGGAATGGTACAAACCGAAAACACAAACATTCTGCCCAATAACGAAACTGAAGTGCAAACCCAGAAATTATATTCCATTGGGGAATTGAATTTTGTGGTGCAACAGTACTATCCAAAAGCAAGAACAGAGTTGGTTTATTCACAACCGCAAAATGGGATGTCGCAGCCCGATGGAATCAAACTGCTACTTACCAACGAAAGCCAGGGAAAAGAAATAATTGTGTATGGCCGCACCGGTGAAATTGGCGCACCAACAAAAACCAGTATTAACGGTATTGAAGTAGAAATAAGCTATGGCGCTAAACAAATTGAGTTACCATTCTCTCTTTATCTTTCCGATTTTCAACTGGAACGCTACCCCGGGTCAATGAGTCCTTCATCGTATGCCAGCGAGGTAATTTTAAAAGATAGCGGTGTTGAACAACCTTTCCGGATTTATATGAATAACATTCTAAAATACGGTGGTTATCGTTTCTTTCAATCGTCGTATGATACCGATGAAAAAGGAACAATTCTATCGGTAAACCACGACTCCCTGGGAACCGGAATTACCTATTTTGGGTATCTGATAATGGCGCTGGGAATGGTTTTAGGTCTTTTCAATAAAAACAGTCGTTTTAAAACCTTACTTAACACCTCTGCAAAAATCAGAGAAGAACGGAAAAAGTTTTTCGCCATTTTGCTTCTTGGAGTTTTATTCAGTTTTACTGCAAATGCTCAATCTTCAACAATCAACAAACAGCATGTAAAAGAATTTGGCGAATTGGCCATTCAAAACAGAAGCGGACGAGTTGAACCTGTAAATACACTGGCCTCTCAGATTTTAAGGAAGGTTGCTAAAAAAACAAGCTGGGAAGGCATGTCGCCAACCGAAGTATTTCTCGACATGCAGGTGAATCCTGAAACATGGAAAAATGAACCCATTATAAAAGTTTCTAATCCTGAATTAAGAAAACAGCTGGGGATATTTTCAGGTAAATATGCCTCATTTAACTCCATTGTTTTACCACGCGAAATGGGGGGTTACAAATTGGCTGCTTTGGTTCAGCAAGCTTACGAAAAGAAGTCGAACGAACGCAATAAACTCGACAAAGAAATTATTTATGTTGACGAACGGGTGAATATTCTGATGAACGTTTTTTCGGGTGATTTCCTTACTATTTTCCCCATCCCCGACCACTCGAACAGCAAATGGGTCTCAGGTTCCAATCCGAACATGTTATCGCAGGAAATGGCAATCGCGGCCAATGAAACCATAAACAATTATTTTAATGTACTCCGCCAAAACGATTGGGCAAGCGCTTCTAAAATATTGGAAAAAATAAAAGAGAATCAGGTTAATTTCGGAGCATCGGTACTTCCTTCGGCAAGCAAAATAAAACTTGAAGTATTTTACAACGACATCAATATTTTTGGCAAGCTGTCGAAAATTTTAATGTTCACCGGACTGATTCTACTCTTTATTCAGTTAACCAGTGTATTTAATCCTAAAATTCAACTTACAAGAATAAAAAAACTGGCCTTCATTTTTATATTCATCATGTTTTTTCTCGAAACGGCAGGTCTTGGTATTCGTTGGTACATTTCGGGGCATGCCCCATGGAGCAACGGTTACGAGTCGATGATTTTTGTAAGTTGGGCAACCTGTTTGGGAGGTTTGGTATTTTCACGCCGTTCGGAAATTACACTTTCGCTTACCACTGTTTTGGCCGGACTAACATTAATGGTTGCCGGAATGAGCTGGATGAGTCCGGAAATTACCAACCTGGTTCCAGTTCTGAAATCGTATTGGCTAATTGTGCATGTTGCTGTTATTACAGCTAGTTACGGTTTTCTTGGCATCAGTGCTTTGCTGGGTTTCTTAAACCTTGTTTTAATGGTTTCAAGATCGGGCAAAAACCATCAACCTATAAACTTTACCATAAAAGAGCTCACCAACATTATTCAAATTGCATTGATTGTAGGTCTTTTGATGCTTACAATAGGTTCGTTTTTAGGTGGTGTTTGGGCCAACGAAAGCTGGGGTCGCTATTGGGGTTGGGATCCTAAAGAAACTTGGGCTTTGGTAACTGTTTTGGTTTATACATTTATCACTCACATGCACCGGATTCCGGGATTTAAAGGAAGTTTTGCCATGAGTGCAGGTGCTCTTCTGGGTTTCAGCTCGGTTTTAATG
- a CDS encoding cytochrome c family protein, protein MNYKNLFLVFGLVILFSTGISAQDFKYIGAVKCKMCHNKADKGEQFNKWQAGPHAKAMESLKGDEAKDPKCLKCHSTAASVDSKLLAGLKVEEGVSCESCHGPGSMYKTAAIMKNQKLSLAKGLILPDEAVCKTCHNEESPNYKGFNFDEYVAKIAHDDPTTN, encoded by the coding sequence ATGAACTACAAAAATCTATTTTTAGTATTCGGGTTGGTTATACTGTTTAGTACAGGAATATCAGCACAAGATTTTAAGTACATCGGTGCAGTAAAATGCAAAATGTGCCACAACAAAGCCGATAAAGGCGAACAGTTTAACAAGTGGCAAGCAGGGCCACACGCCAAAGCTATGGAAAGCTTAAAAGGCGACGAGGCAAAAGATCCGAAATGTTTGAAATGCCACTCAACTGCAGCTTCTGTTGATTCTAAATTATTGGCAGGGCTAAAAGTTGAAGAAGGTGTTTCTTGTGAATCATGCCACGGGCCAGGTAGTATGTACAAAACTGCAGCCATTATGAAAAATCAAAAACTTTCGTTGGCGAAAGGCCTGATTCTTCCTGACGAAGCAGTTTGTAAAACTTGTCACAACGAAGAAAGTCCGAATTACAAAGGATTTAACTTTGATGAATATGTGGCAAAAATTGCTCACGACGACCCAACTACAAATTAA
- a CDS encoding NapC/NirT family cytochrome c, which yields MKLPSSIKNWISIAGAVLASFNLATILSLVILNTIFSFGGSYIGLFIYIVLPMFMVFGLILIPLGMRINRKKARKAEKDGKQLNWPTIDFNNVGTRNAAIIFLIGTTFLLIISSIGSYEAFHYTESVEFCGKLCHQVMEPEYTTYHGSSHERVACVECHVGSGASWYVKSKLSGLYQVYSVLAKKYPQPIPTPIANLRPAQETCEQCHWPEKFYDRKLKIKHSFLTEEDNTENIIHLQVKTSSKMMSGEIEKGIHQHISPDVKIEYKSADDKRQIIPWVRYTNTKTGVSEIFTDADNMVSEAELDSMEIRTMDCLDCHNRPSHNYNAPQNFIDKSMSEGKISTKLPGIKLIAMLALNQEYPDKDSAFFAIETQVKEWFESGYPDVYTEKTEDINQAIDEIKNGYANNIFPFMKASWKEYPNNIGHMESDGCYRCHNDRHATETGKVISKDCNLCHNILAQGNADSMTYANSFEPLEFVHPAEIDEAWKTELCSLCHAALY from the coding sequence ATGAAATTACCTTCATCGATTAAAAACTGGATTTCAATTGCAGGTGCTGTACTGGCTTCCTTTAACCTTGCAACTATCTTATCATTGGTAATCCTAAACACTATCTTTAGTTTTGGAGGTTCATACATTGGTTTATTCATATACATTGTGCTTCCAATGTTTATGGTGTTTGGTTTGATTCTTATTCCTTTGGGAATGCGTATTAACCGCAAAAAAGCCAGAAAAGCAGAAAAAGACGGGAAACAACTAAACTGGCCCACAATAGATTTCAATAATGTTGGAACAAGAAATGCCGCCATTATTTTCCTCATTGGAACTACGTTTCTTCTAATAATATCTTCAATTGGTAGTTACGAAGCATTTCATTACACTGAATCGGTAGAATTTTGCGGAAAATTATGTCACCAGGTAATGGAACCTGAATATACAACCTATCATGGTTCGTCGCACGAACGAGTTGCCTGTGTTGAATGCCACGTTGGTTCAGGTGCCAGCTGGTACGTAAAAAGTAAATTATCGGGTTTGTATCAGGTTTATTCGGTACTCGCCAAAAAATATCCGCAACCCATTCCAACTCCTATTGCAAATTTGCGACCAGCACAAGAAACATGCGAGCAGTGTCACTGGCCTGAGAAGTTTTACGACCGGAAACTAAAAATCAAACATTCTTTCCTCACCGAAGAAGACAATACTGAAAACATTATTCATCTTCAGGTAAAAACCAGTTCGAAAATGATGAGTGGTGAAATAGAAAAAGGAATTCATCAACACATTAGCCCGGATGTTAAAATTGAATACAAATCTGCCGACGACAAACGACAAATAATTCCATGGGTAAGATATACAAATACCAAAACCGGTGTTTCCGAAATTTTTACCGATGCTGATAATATGGTAAGTGAGGCCGAACTCGATTCGATGGAAATAAGGACTATGGACTGTTTGGATTGCCATAACCGGCCGTCGCACAATTACAATGCTCCGCAAAATTTCATCGACAAATCGATGAGTGAAGGTAAAATTTCAACAAAACTGCCCGGTATAAAACTTATTGCCATGTTGGCTCTGAATCAGGAATATCCGGATAAAGACAGCGCATTTTTTGCAATTGAAACGCAGGTAAAAGAATGGTTCGAATCGGGATATCCCGATGTATATACCGAAAAAACAGAAGATATAAATCAGGCCATTGACGAAATTAAAAACGGATATGCAAACAACATATTCCCGTTTATGAAAGCCAGTTGGAAAGAATATCCGAATAACATCGGCCACATGGAATCGGATGGATGTTACCGTTGCCACAACGATCGTCATGCAACCGAAACAGGTAAAGTTATCTCAAAAGATTGTAACTTGTGTCATAATATACTGGCCCAGGGGAATGCGGATAGTATGACTTATGCAAATTCATTTGAACCGTTAGAGTTTGTACATCCGGCAGAAATTGATGAAGCCTGGAAAACAGAACTTTGTTCGTTGTGTCACGCGGCATTGTATTAA
- a CDS encoding cytochrome c3 family protein, with the protein MRGGQKLSRYIPTGILENSVHSYLECVSCHTDAAVEEFPHPEKLQPVNCGECHDEPMTNFLGGVHGKAFQANDKNAPNCAECHGTHQIISSSDPKSLTYKMNIPVLCAKCHREGAPVARSYKIPEHNIIENYSQGIHGRGLFSAGLIVTATCNDCHGNHLVLPHTNINSSISQKNIASTCMKCHARIEDVHVKVINKELWEKKPGAIPACTDCHPPHKVEMQNIIANISDKTCLTCHENEGIHKMVEGEQVSLSVDVNDLVGSAHNNITCVKCHSDVTANIARPCETADQVDCSSCHAEEADIYFTSGHGTAYFAKDPNAPYCTDCHGSHVVKKTEDETSPTFRSAVPKLCGSCHNEDESNTGDADLKEKNVFHDYSSSVHGKSLAEKGLLSAAICTDCHTTHLNLKEEDERSSVNPANLAKTCGQCHKGIYDEYTQSEHGHKDNTGDKKFPTCETCHSAHQISNVHEDKFMSEITDQCGQCHGELAETYLETYHGKVYQLGYNEAARCSDCHGAHNIYRMDNPKSTISPRNIVETCKKCHEDANMKFTGYLTHATHYDKSNFPWLYYTFWAMTGLLLSVFAFFGLHTLLWIPRSLGAMIKKKKKHKKIEGKQIYIRRFSKKNRITHIFIIVSFLMLALTGMILKFAYMNWAKFLSDLIGGALIAGRIHRVAAVITFGYFIFHVVSLLKIKFNKGLSFSKFIFGPNSLMFNKKDVQDFWGSIKWFIGIGKRPKYGRWTYWEKFDYFAVFWGVVVIGSTGLMLWFPEFFTRFLPGWLINVAQIIHSDEALLAVGFIFTVHFFNTHLRPEAFPMDTVIFTGHVPIDEYRKDRPHEFDELRKSGKLEDVMVEKEFSKSKMRWIRTFGFIALFSGIILVGLIIYSLLFH; encoded by the coding sequence ATGCGCGGGGGTCAAAAGTTATCCAGATACATTCCAACCGGAATACTTGAAAACTCGGTGCACAGTTACCTTGAATGTGTATCGTGCCACACCGATGCGGCGGTAGAAGAGTTTCCTCACCCTGAAAAGCTTCAGCCCGTAAATTGTGGCGAATGCCACGATGAACCGATGACGAACTTTTTAGGCGGTGTGCATGGAAAAGCTTTTCAGGCAAACGATAAAAATGCACCAAATTGTGCCGAATGCCACGGAACACATCAGATTATCAGTTCCAGCGATCCTAAATCGCTAACCTATAAAATGAATATTCCGGTATTATGCGCCAAATGTCACCGCGAAGGTGCACCGGTTGCAAGATCGTACAAAATTCCGGAACACAACATTATAGAAAACTACAGCCAGGGTATTCACGGACGAGGTCTGTTTAGTGCCGGGTTGATCGTTACTGCCACTTGTAACGATTGTCACGGCAATCACCTTGTTTTGCCACACACCAACATTAATTCCAGTATTTCGCAAAAGAATATTGCAAGTACCTGTATGAAATGCCATGCTCGAATCGAGGATGTACACGTCAAGGTAATTAATAAAGAGTTGTGGGAGAAAAAGCCGGGAGCAATTCCTGCCTGTACCGATTGCCATCCTCCACATAAAGTGGAAATGCAAAATATTATTGCGAATATTTCTGATAAAACATGTTTGACTTGTCATGAGAATGAAGGCATTCATAAAATGGTTGAAGGCGAACAGGTTTCCTTGTCTGTTGATGTAAACGATTTGGTGGGCTCGGCACACAATAACATTACTTGCGTTAAATGCCATTCAGACGTAACCGCAAACATTGCTCGTCCCTGCGAAACTGCTGATCAGGTAGATTGTTCGAGTTGCCATGCAGAAGAAGCCGATATTTATTTCACAAGCGGACACGGAACTGCCTATTTTGCCAAAGATCCGAATGCGCCTTATTGTACGGATTGCCATGGATCGCATGTGGTTAAAAAAACAGAAGATGAAACCTCTCCTACTTTCAGATCGGCCGTTCCAAAACTTTGCGGATCCTGTCACAACGAGGATGAGAGTAACACCGGAGATGCAGACCTAAAAGAGAAAAACGTGTTTCACGATTATTCCAGTAGTGTACATGGTAAAAGTTTAGCGGAAAAAGGACTTCTATCCGCTGCAATCTGTACCGACTGTCACACCACTCACTTGAATTTAAAAGAGGAAGACGAACGTTCATCGGTTAATCCGGCTAACCTCGCGAAAACCTGCGGCCAGTGTCATAAAGGAATTTACGATGAATACACGCAGAGCGAACATGGGCACAAAGACAATACCGGTGATAAAAAATTCCCAACCTGCGAAACCTGTCACTCGGCGCATCAGATTTCTAACGTGCATGAAGACAAATTTATGTCGGAAATTACGGATCAGTGCGGTCAGTGTCATGGTGAGCTTGCCGAAACTTATCTGGAAACATACCATGGTAAAGTTTATCAGCTGGGATACAACGAAGCAGCAAGGTGCTCCGATTGCCACGGTGCACACAACATTTATCGGATGGACAATCCAAAATCGACAATAAGTCCACGAAATATTGTTGAAACCTGTAAAAAATGCCACGAAGATGCAAACATGAAATTTACGGGTTATTTAACGCACGCAACACACTACGACAAAAGTAATTTCCCCTGGTTGTATTATACTTTCTGGGCAATGACAGGGCTACTTTTAAGTGTTTTTGCATTTTTTGGATTGCACACCTTACTTTGGATACCACGCTCGTTGGGCGCCATGATTAAAAAGAAGAAAAAGCACAAAAAAATTGAAGGTAAACAGATCTACATCCGAAGGTTTTCAAAAAAGAACAGGATTACGCACATTTTTATAATTGTTAGTTTCTTAATGCTTGCCCTTACAGGAATGATACTGAAGTTTGCCTACATGAACTGGGCTAAATTCCTTTCAGATCTAATTGGTGGCGCCTTAATTGCAGGTAGAATCCACCGGGTTGCCGCCGTAATTACTTTTGGCTATTTTATATTCCACGTAGTATCACTTCTGAAAATAAAATTTAATAAAGGACTTTCTTTTAGTAAATTCATTTTTGGCCCCAACTCTTTGATGTTTAATAAGAAAGACGTGCAGGATTTCTGGGGATCGATAAAATGGTTTATAGGAATTGGCAAACGTCCGAAATATGGTCGCTGGACCTATTGGGAAAAGTTCGATTATTTTGCCGTTTTCTGGGGAGTAGTGGTAATTGGCTCAACCGGATTAATGCTTTGGTTCCCCGAGTTCTTTACCCGCTTTTTACCGGGTTGGTTAATAAATGTGGCCCAAATAATCCACAGCGATGAAGCATTGCTTGCAGTTGGATTTATTTTTACGGTACACTTTTTTAATACACACCTTCGCCCGGAAGCATTCCCAATGGATACCGTAATTTTTACAGGACATGTGCCCATTGATGAATACAGAAAAGACAGGCCTCACGAATTTGATGAACTTAGAAAATCAGGCAAATTGGAAGATGTTATGGTTGAAAAAGAATTCTCAAAATCAAAAATGAGATGGATTCGTACATTTGGATTTATTGCCCTTTTCAGCGGAATTATACTGGTTGGATTAATTATCTACTCATTGCTATTTCACTAA
- a CDS encoding cytochrome b/b6 domain-containing protein, with the protein MTAQNKIYFYPLWLRIWHGINAIGIIILILTGISMNSAVKTSIIGFNTAVNLHNIAGVVVSFNYLLFVFGNMFTNNRKFYIIKPRNFIKRPLKQAYYYAWGMFHGMKAPYPLSDKRKFNPLQKYFYVAVMYLVVPAVIITGFALLFPELIIERVYTLSGVFITAVLHSALGFFISIFLMIHLYVASIGKSPVENFKSIISGWHHI; encoded by the coding sequence ATGACAGCTCAAAACAAAATATATTTTTATCCACTCTGGTTACGTATTTGGCACGGAATTAATGCCATCGGAATAATTATTCTTATTCTTACCGGTATTTCAATGAACTCTGCAGTTAAAACATCTATCATTGGTTTTAACACAGCCGTGAACCTTCATAATATTGCCGGAGTAGTGGTATCGTTTAATTATTTGCTATTTGTATTCGGAAATATGTTTACCAATAATCGAAAGTTTTACATTATTAAGCCGCGTAATTTTATAAAACGACCATTAAAACAAGCATACTATTATGCATGGGGAATGTTTCACGGAATGAAAGCCCCTTATCCCCTATCAGATAAAAGAAAATTTAATCCGCTTCAAAAATATTTTTATGTTGCTGTGATGTATTTGGTAGTACCTGCAGTAATAATTACCGGTTTTGCCCTTCTTTTTCCTGAACTAATTATTGAAAGAGTTTATACGCTGAGTGGAGTATTTATTACTGCCGTTCTGCATTCAGCTCTTGGATTTTTTATCTCCATTTTTTTGATGATTCACCTTTATGTTGCTTCCATCGGTAAATCGCCAGTGGAGAATTTTAAAAGTATTATTAGTGGATGGCACCATATTTAA
- a CDS encoding cytochrome c3 family protein, translated as MRYSHIILNILFLLGINMVAGAQYYDDPQNHMCLKCHSNQTYTFHNSLMETEDKKLMNPYYIMDTVALKAGVHKQFDCTDCHSYEYSTYPHESSLKLEPLGTCLDCHGGDESFAQYQFDKIEEEFQKSVHYQVYGDNFTCAKCHSQHTYATTARTSHDVVEIVEYSNSMCLSCHNDMRKYELVSGHENPQIVEIHNWLPNQELHFKHVRCIECHTEVVDSLMVSHNIVGKDLAVKNCVECHTAESRLKASLYKYQNLQQRSENGNLRTVITNESYVIGTNQVPLLNWLSIIIFILTLAGIIIHTVFRILKK; from the coding sequence ATGAGATACTCTCACATAATATTAAACATACTATTTCTACTGGGGATAAATATGGTTGCCGGAGCACAATACTATGATGATCCACAAAATCATATGTGTTTAAAATGTCACTCGAACCAGACTTACACGTTCCACAATTCGTTAATGGAAACCGAGGATAAAAAGTTAATGAATCCGTATTACATTATGGATACAGTGGCTTTAAAAGCGGGTGTTCACAAACAATTCGATTGCACCGACTGTCATTCGTACGAATACAGTACCTACCCTCACGAATCCAGTTTAAAACTTGAGCCGCTTGGAACCTGTCTGGATTGCCACGGTGGAGATGAATCGTTTGCACAGTACCAGTTTGACAAAATTGAAGAAGAATTTCAGAAAAGTGTACACTACCAGGTATATGGCGACAACTTTACGTGTGCGAAATGCCACAGTCAACACACTTATGCTACCACCGCCCGAACCAGTCATGATGTCGTTGAAATTGTTGAATACAGCAACAGTATGTGTCTTTCGTGCCACAACGATATGAGAAAGTATGAATTGGTATCGGGGCATGAAAATCCGCAAATTGTGGAAATTCATAATTGGTTACCTAACCAGGAACTTCATTTTAAACACGTTCGTTGTATTGAATGTCATACCGAAGTGGTTGATAGTTTAATGGTTTCACATAACATTGTTGGAAAAGACTTAGCCGTAAAAAACTGTGTTGAATGTCATACTGCCGAATCAAGGTTAAAAGCATCGTTGTATAAATACCAAAACCTGCAACAAAGGTCTGAAAATGGCAATTTAAGAACGGTTATCACCAACGAATCATATGTAATTGGAACAAACCAGGTTCCTTTGCTCAATTGGTTAAGTATTATCATTTTTATTTTAACACTTGCCGGAATTATCATTCACACCGTTTTCAGAATATTAAAAAAGTAG
- a CDS encoding DUF5777 family beta-barrel protein → MKKYIILLVIFAYAMQLFAQEETEKVKDTPVSNPFESGILIDAQTTVIPDAKTLEFLIQHKFGTMDNGRSDLWGLYAPGANVRLALNYTPVKNFQVGIGQTKKNMYTDLNAKWTIFHQTEKNKVPVSVALYGVVAVDGRNVDQFGTGKVVDTQGEALPTYIDLNDRLSYFSQIIIGRKFCDWFSLQAGASFTHYNMVTMDSNHDVVGIHVNGRVKFSPQGSFIFNYDHPLEIESITEQSPWDTKAKPNLAFGVEIFTFTHAFQIYVGTADGIIPQDAMMNNQNDWKNKGLALGFTITRLWMF, encoded by the coding sequence ATGAAAAAATATATAATATTACTCGTCATTTTTGCTTATGCAATGCAGCTTTTTGCACAAGAAGAAACTGAGAAAGTAAAGGATACTCCTGTTAGTAATCCGTTTGAGAGTGGGATATTAATTGATGCGCAAACTACTGTAATTCCTGATGCCAAAACACTTGAATTTTTAATTCAACATAAATTTGGTACCATGGATAACGGCAGATCTGATCTGTGGGGACTTTATGCTCCCGGAGCAAATGTACGTCTGGCATTAAATTATACTCCTGTTAAAAATTTCCAGGTTGGAATCGGTCAAACCAAAAAGAACATGTACACCGATTTGAATGCCAAATGGACTATTTTTCACCAAACGGAAAAAAACAAAGTACCTGTATCGGTTGCTCTTTACGGTGTAGTTGCAGTTGATGGCAGAAACGTAGATCAGTTTGGAACAGGTAAAGTTGTTGATACACAAGGTGAGGCCCTACCCACTTATATTGATCTGAACGACAGACTTTCGTATTTCTCACAAATTATTATCGGGAGAAAGTTTTGTGATTGGTTCTCGCTTCAGGCCGGAGCAAGTTTTACTCACTACAATATGGTTACAATGGATTCGAACCACGACGTTGTAGGAATACATGTTAACGGACGAGTAAAATTTTCGCCACAAGGATCGTTTATTTTTAATTACGATCATCCACTTGAAATCGAAAGTATTACCGAACAATCACCATGGGACACTAAAGCAAAACCGAACCTGGCATTTGGTGTGGAGATATTTACATTTACTCATGCTTTCCAGATTTATGTTGGAACAGCAGATGGTATTATACCACAGGATGCTATGATGAACAACCAAAACGACTGGAAAAATAAAGGTCTTGCTCTTGGTTTTACCATAACACGACTTTGGATGTTTTAA
- a CDS encoding Crp/Fnr family transcriptional regulator translates to MAKIIDINCKTCPQKDNDCCKTCVDTHKASVFAPLTTSEIDFLIDGKQQIIYNPGETIIKQNTSSTTVVCIKEGLAKVYVESNTGKNVILRIASHGDFITGGGLFNGSIQHFSISALTQVKCCLVNSAKLTALFSENADFAVVLLRHHTKQNNFLLQKLVNHTQKYMPGRVADTILYLKKEIFQTNSFQVPLTRTELAEMSNMTKESFVRILQQFKESNIIKTQGNTIEIMDENSLIEISRNG, encoded by the coding sequence ATGGCGAAAATAATTGACATCAATTGTAAAACTTGTCCACAAAAAGATAATGACTGTTGTAAGACTTGTGTTGACACGCATAAGGCGAGTGTATTTGCTCCTTTAACCACAAGCGAAATTGACTTCTTAATTGACGGAAAACAACAAATAATTTACAATCCTGGTGAAACAATTATAAAACAAAACACCTCTTCAACAACCGTAGTTTGTATTAAAGAAGGTTTGGCGAAAGTATACGTTGAGAGCAATACCGGTAAAAATGTAATTCTAAGAATTGCTTCGCACGGAGATTTTATAACCGGAGGTGGTTTATTTAACGGAAGTATTCAGCATTTTAGTATTTCTGCTTTAACTCAAGTTAAATGTTGTCTTGTTAATTCGGCCAAACTAACTGCCTTATTTTCCGAGAATGCTGACTTTGCAGTAGTTTTATTGCGTCATCACACCAAACAAAACAACTTTCTTTTACAAAAACTGGTCAACCATACTCAGAAATATATGCCGGGGAGAGTAGCCGATACAATCCTGTATTTAAAGAAGGAAATCTTTCAAACAAATTCGTTCCAGGTACCACTTACGCGCACCGAATTAGCGGAGATGTCAAACATGACAAAAGAAAGCTTTGTAAGAATACTTCAACAATTTAAAGAGTCTAACATAATTAAGACACAGGGCAATACGATCGAAATAATGGACGAAAATTCATTAATAGAAATCAGCAGAAACGGCTAA